A genomic window from Terrisporobacter glycolicus ATCC 14880 = DSM 1288 includes:
- a CDS encoding LysR family transcriptional regulator: MTIRHLRIFITIVECKTMRKAAEKLYISQPAVSQAISELEKYYDIKLFERLSQRLYITEAGETLLSYARHIVSSFEDMESAMFDASSKMTIKIGGSVSIGTTMLIDIVEQLEDEIPGIDVRVTVDNTSTIENKVCLSELDLAIVEGCLQSDEIIQIPVHNDELVMVVGKDHSFWDRQCISISELHNQDVISREEGSANRNQFEQLLIENKIKINKKWSCTNTEAIKNLVKDGKGIAIISKLLIKKEIEEKKLRIVNVDNIKVYRESKLIYHKNKYISPQMKKFIEICKNRYT; this comes from the coding sequence ATGACAATTAGGCATTTACGAATATTTATAACTATAGTAGAATGCAAAACTATGAGAAAAGCAGCAGAAAAACTTTATATATCTCAGCCAGCAGTAAGCCAGGCAATATCAGAATTAGAAAAATATTATGACATAAAATTATTTGAACGACTGTCACAAAGACTTTATATAACAGAAGCAGGAGAGACCTTATTATCATATGCTAGACATATTGTAAGTTCATTTGAAGATATGGAAAGTGCTATGTTTGATGCATCCTCAAAAATGACAATAAAAATCGGAGGAAGTGTTTCCATAGGCACTACAATGTTAATAGATATTGTAGAACAATTAGAAGATGAGATTCCTGGAATAGATGTAAGGGTAACAGTAGATAACACCTCTACTATTGAAAATAAAGTTTGTCTTAGTGAGCTTGACTTAGCTATAGTGGAAGGTTGTTTGCAAAGTGATGAAATAATTCAAATTCCCGTACATAATGATGAATTAGTAATGGTCGTTGGAAAAGATCATTCATTTTGGGATAGACAATGTATATCAATTTCAGAATTACATAACCAAGATGTAATTTCTAGAGAAGAAGGTAGTGCAAATAGAAATCAATTTGAGCAATTACTTATAGAAAATAAAATTAAGATAAATAAGAAATGGAGCTGCACAAATACAGAAGCTATAAAAAATTTAGTTAAAGATGGAAAGGGAATAGCCATAATATCAAAACTATTAATAAAGAAAGAAATAGAAGAGAAGAAGCTTAGAATTGTTAATGTTGATAATATTAAAGTTTATCGTGAAAGCAAATTGATTTATCACAAGAATAAATATATATCACCTCAAATGAAAAAGTTTATTGAAATATGCAAAAATAGGTACACCTAA
- a CDS encoding YkgJ family cysteine cluster protein produces MRSINILEEISDGKLYDIDDMVKADTCGCNGCSDCCKDVGDLVVLTPFDVYEMVNYLGIEFNELLGDKIELRHNNKILLPYLKMQGKNKNCSFLDQEGRCMIHSKRPNICRLFPLGRVYKDNDFKYFLQVGNCPKEGLKDVKVRNWVGIENYNKNKQFILEWYKFIKALTFRLKFVRDEKEIEELNQILLDSCYGIKIKEEDFYFEFLKSLPEIKNRLGII; encoded by the coding sequence ATGAGATCTATAAATATATTAGAAGAAATTTCAGATGGAAAGCTATATGATATTGATGATATGGTAAAAGCAGACACATGTGGTTGTAATGGATGCAGTGACTGTTGCAAAGATGTTGGAGATTTAGTAGTACTTACACCTTTTGATGTATATGAAATGGTTAACTATTTAGGTATTGAGTTTAATGAGTTATTGGGAGATAAAATCGAACTTCGCCATAATAATAAAATTTTACTACCATATTTAAAAATGCAGGGTAAAAATAAGAACTGTAGTTTTTTAGACCAAGAAGGTAGATGTATGATTCATTCTAAACGACCAAATATTTGTCGTTTGTTCCCTCTTGGAAGAGTGTATAAAGATAATGACTTTAAGTACTTTTTACAAGTAGGAAATTGTCCTAAGGAAGGTTTGAAAGACGTTAAGGTAAGAAATTGGGTTGGAATCGAAAATTATAATAAAAATAAACAGTTTATCTTAGAGTGGTATAAATTTATTAAAGCATTAACTTTCCGCTTAAAGTTTGTGAGAGATGAGAAAGAAATTGAGGAACTTAATCAAATTCTATTAGATAGCTGTTATGGCATTAAGATAAAAGAAGAAGATTTTTATTTCGAATTTCTAAAATCTTTACCTGAAATAAAAAATAGATTGGGCATTATTTAA
- a CDS encoding chromate transporter — translation MLLMKLFFSFLQVGLFSVGGGYAAIPLIQDQIVNVHGLMTLSEFTDLITIAEMTPGPISINSSTFVGTRLAGPFGATICTLGCIIPSFVICLTLAHFYYKYRNFTGVQTVLASLRPAVVALIGSAGASILLLALFNSDIRSLNLGDFRIIEFGLFVGCLYLLRKYKANAISIILGSGVVGTAMYLIQGVII, via the coding sequence ATGTTGTTAATGAAATTATTTTTTAGTTTTTTACAAGTAGGATTATTTAGTGTAGGTGGTGGTTATGCAGCTATTCCCCTTATTCAAGATCAAATTGTCAATGTCCATGGTCTTATGACTCTTTCTGAATTTACAGATTTAATAACTATTGCAGAAATGACACCTGGACCAATTTCAATAAACTCTTCAACATTTGTTGGAACTAGACTTGCAGGTCCTTTTGGAGCAACTATTTGTACGCTTGGTTGTATAATACCATCATTTGTAATTTGTTTAACCCTTGCACATTTTTATTACAAATATCGTAATTTTACTGGCGTGCAAACTGTATTAGCCTCACTTCGCCCTGCTGTTGTAGCTTTAATAGGTTCTGCTGGTGCATCTATATTATTACTAGCATTATTTAATTCAGATATAAGAAGCTTAAATTTAGGTGATTTTAGAATAATAGAATTTGGATTATTTGTTGGATGTTTATATCTACTTAGAAAATATAAAGCAAATGCTATTTCTATAATACTTGGAAGTGGTGTTGTAGGAACTGCAATGTATTTAATTCAAGGTGTAATTATATAA
- a CDS encoding magnesium transporter CorA family protein, which yields MHILNLNTKQVTKNIDEINFNKDYHFIVCNPWELKFFKDTLKLNNEAYKDCLSFDDKVRVNIYDEYIFFTLANFQICEEDILLEEINIFLSDKYLLIVLRKKNDIYKEVKQLMCETFYYKSNLTLSLFIIYSSILRIIISNQFENLEKVEEIILELEDDIINEVGENVSSKISHIRGMCRNCVKNIRPLTYIIDTLLKDGMEFFSDDNPDNSYLEKEYEKLIQGLDLSIDKLYNFSLSTRELADKLLDIYSSKVSERTNSLITKLTIFTGTAVPISIITGIYGMNFKYMPELTYEYGYKITILVILLIIILSFIIFKRKKFL from the coding sequence ATGCATATATTAAACCTAAATACAAAACAAGTAACAAAGAATATAGATGAAATTAATTTTAATAAAGATTACCATTTTATTGTATGTAATCCTTGGGAGTTAAAATTTTTCAAAGACACTTTAAAACTAAATAATGAAGCTTATAAAGACTGTCTTTCTTTTGATGATAAGGTAAGAGTTAATATTTATGATGAATATATCTTCTTCACTCTTGCTAATTTTCAAATATGTGAAGAAGATATTCTATTAGAAGAAATAAATATATTCTTATCAGATAAATATCTTCTTATAGTTCTTAGAAAGAAAAATGATATATATAAGGAAGTAAAACAGTTAATGTGTGAGACTTTCTATTATAAATCTAATCTTACCTTATCATTATTTATAATATACTCTAGTATTCTTAGAATTATAATTTCTAATCAATTTGAAAATTTAGAAAAGGTAGAAGAGATTATTTTAGAATTGGAAGATGATATTATAAACGAAGTAGGGGAGAATGTATCTAGTAAAATAAGCCATATAAGAGGTATGTGTAGAAATTGTGTAAAAAACATTAGACCATTAACTTATATAATAGATACTTTACTAAAAGATGGTATGGAATTTTTCTCCGATGATAATCCTGATAATTCATATTTAGAAAAAGAATATGAGAAGCTTATACAAGGATTGGATCTGTCCATTGACAAACTTTACAATTTTTCATTAAGCACTAGAGAACTAGCAGATAAGCTTTTAGACATATATTCTTCTAAAGTTTCAGAGAGAACAAACAGTCTAATAACTAAACTTACTATTTTTACAGGAACGGCTGTACCCATAAGTATAATTACAGGTATATATGGTATGAATTTCAAATACATGCCAGAGTTAACTTATGAATATGGTTATAAAATAACAATCTTAGTTATTCTATTAATAATAATTCTCAGTTTTATTATTTTTAAAAGAAAAAAATTTCTATGA
- a CDS encoding peptide MFS transporter → MVISTKSKIKYPMGFYVCTSAYALERMAFYSAKWLIAIFIAAEVIKGGLGLTPADGAKMTANLVAFTYLTPILGGFIADRWISPRLCVILGALIMGAGYVLGYQASVMSSPKLLSGMILLVSIGTGLYKGNIAGISGRLFKDKSRLDSAFSIQYSIANMGSFLGTLIVSFIAYKIGFGKTFLVCALLLLVSAIWFYFGGRATFGEIGKKPFEANENKTYTNNLSKDYRTPLTLEDKKKIGAIILFSVFSVVFWIVWYLTYMPVLYHWGPDFDYANKANWVIGNFRVPSSWFDSLNSLCCIILGPVLAAVWSRNAKSSKGDMSIFKKTAMGMMLLGLAFILMCTAEILRGDGQASLMWIIAVGILISIGEMVFAPLGKSFISKFSPPRLLGLMMGVWPLARFIAGKTYGYLYEMLSGHSFVYAYGIVSIIVILCGITIWLLDKKISLLEDRKNEAKETV, encoded by the coding sequence ATGGTTATATCAACGAAATCAAAAATTAAATATCCTATGGGCTTTTATGTATGTACTTCAGCCTATGCATTAGAACGTATGGCATTTTATTCAGCTAAATGGCTAATTGCTATATTTATTGCTGCTGAAGTCATAAAAGGAGGTTTAGGGCTTACACCTGCAGACGGTGCAAAAATGACTGCAAATTTAGTAGCTTTTACTTATCTAACTCCGATTTTAGGAGGATTTATTGCAGATAGGTGGATAAGTCCTAGACTATGTGTTATTCTAGGAGCCTTAATTATGGGTGCTGGTTACGTGCTTGGATATCAAGCATCTGTAATGTCATCACCAAAACTTTTAAGTGGTATGATTTTGCTTGTATCTATTGGGACAGGTTTATATAAAGGAAATATTGCTGGAATAAGCGGTAGATTGTTTAAAGATAAAAGTCGACTTGACTCTGCTTTTAGTATTCAATACTCTATAGCAAATATGGGCTCATTTCTTGGAACTCTTATTGTATCCTTTATAGCTTATAAAATAGGTTTTGGTAAAACATTCTTAGTGTGTGCCCTACTTTTATTAGTTTCTGCTATATGGTTTTATTTTGGAGGTAGAGCTACATTTGGAGAAATAGGTAAAAAGCCATTTGAAGCAAACGAAAACAAAACTTATACTAATAATTTATCAAAAGATTATAGGACACCTCTTACATTAGAAGATAAGAAAAAAATTGGAGCTATAATTCTTTTTAGTGTATTTTCTGTAGTATTTTGGATTGTTTGGTATTTAACTTATATGCCAGTATTGTATCACTGGGGGCCTGATTTTGATTATGCTAACAAAGCTAATTGGGTAATAGGAAATTTTAGAGTTCCTTCTTCTTGGTTTGATTCCCTAAATTCACTTTGTTGTATAATTTTAGGACCAGTATTAGCAGCGGTTTGGTCTAGAAATGCTAAGTCATCAAAAGGCGATATGAGCATTTTTAAAAAGACTGCTATGGGAATGATGTTACTTGGATTAGCATTCATTCTTATGTGTACAGCTGAAATATTAAGAGGCGATGGTCAAGCTAGCTTAATGTGGATAATAGCTGTAGGAATATTAATTTCTATTGGAGAAATGGTGTTTGCTCCACTAGGAAAATCCTTTATAAGTAAATTTTCTCCTCCTAGATTGTTAGGTCTAATGATGGGTGTATGGCCTTTGGCAAGATTTATAGCAGGAAAGACATATGGATATTTATATGAAATGTTATCTGGTCATTCATTTGTTTATGCTTATGGTATTGTTTCTATAATAGTAATTTTATGTGGTATAACTATATGGTTACTAGATAAAAAAATATCTTTATTAGAAGATCGCAAGAATGAAGCTAAAGAGACAGTATAA
- a CDS encoding collagen-like protein gives MDKNCVNKCNSCNMSSCQELKADKTCKNKKVYCSGKMESSSCPMFVVPVNCGDFQIFNILKCSIGKMVGLKLEGSDCILRLKVCQVNQCAVMGKTCSGKGPIYIKLSSIQYVDLGKEVYVNPLCNFSSGVGTQGPAGPMGPMGPKGPKGDMGSQGPTGPMGPKGPKGDKGDMGSQGPTGQMGPKGETGPQGPAGTPGASSKGTKGETGPQGPAGPMGPMGPQGPKGDMGSQGPVGPTGQIGPMGPQGPKGEIGPQGSAGIPGTVVPTPIPEYEYKKKKYQNKK, from the coding sequence ATGGACAAAAATTGTGTAAATAAGTGTAATTCTTGCAACATGTCTTCATGTCAGGAGCTAAAAGCAGATAAAACTTGTAAAAATAAAAAAGTTTACTGCTCTGGGAAAATGGAATCTTCATCTTGCCCTATGTTTGTTGTTCCTGTAAATTGTGGAGATTTTCAAATTTTTAATATTTTAAAATGTTCAATTGGCAAAATGGTGGGGTTAAAATTAGAAGGTAGTGACTGCATATTAAGATTAAAAGTTTGCCAGGTTAATCAGTGTGCAGTTATGGGCAAAACATGTTCTGGAAAAGGTCCTATCTATATTAAATTAAGTTCTATTCAATATGTAGATTTAGGTAAAGAAGTTTATGTTAATCCATTATGTAATTTTTCTAGTGGAGTTGGAACTCAAGGTCCAGCAGGACCTATGGGACCAATGGGGCCAAAGGGACCAAAAGGAGATATGGGATCACAAGGCCCAACAGGCCCTATGGGACCAAAAGGACCAAAAGGAGATAAAGGAGATATGGGATCACAAGGCCCAACAGGCCAAATGGGACCAAAAGGTGAAACAGGACCACAAGGCCCAGCTGGTACTCCTGGAGCATCAAGTAAGGGTACAAAAGGTGAAACAGGACCACAAGGTCCAGCAGGACCTATGGGGCCAATGGGTCCACAAGGACCAAAAGGTGATATGGGATCGCAAGGCCCAGTAGGACCAACAGGTCAAATAGGTCCAATGGGTCCACAAGGACCAAAGGGTGAAATCGGCCCACAAGGTTCAGCTGGTATCCCTGGAACTGTAGTCCCTACTCCAATACCTGAGTATGAATATAAAAAGAAAAAATACCAAAATAAAAAATAG
- a CDS encoding chromate transporter, which yields MSEKQSKSERLWILFKSMFVLSACTFGGGFVIVSLMKKKFVEELQWLEEDEMLDITAITQSSPGPLPVNASVIIGYRMNGVIGSLVAIIGTIIPPMVIISLISLFYTQFRTNTYIAIMLQVMRAGVAAVIFDVVINLAQNVCKTKRVMYIAMMVISFIATYFFGVSAMLIILTCLAIGIIDLIVNLKKEKKHNGGQKQCC from the coding sequence ATGAGTGAAAAACAGTCGAAATCAGAAAGGTTATGGATTTTATTTAAATCAATGTTTGTCCTTAGTGCTTGTACATTTGGCGGAGGATTTGTAATAGTATCTCTTATGAAAAAAAAGTTTGTAGAAGAATTACAGTGGCTTGAGGAAGATGAAATGCTGGATATAACAGCTATTACGCAATCCTCACCAGGTCCACTTCCTGTAAATGCTTCAGTTATTATAGGTTATCGCATGAACGGAGTTATAGGTTCATTAGTTGCAATTATCGGAACAATTATTCCTCCAATGGTAATCATATCTCTTATTTCATTATTCTATACACAATTTAGAACTAATACATATATAGCAATTATGCTTCAAGTAATGAGGGCAGGTGTTGCAGCAGTTATATTTGATGTTGTTATAAATCTAGCTCAAAACGTTTGTAAAACAAAAAGAGTTATGTATATAGCTATGATGGTAATATCATTTATTGCAACTTATTTCTTTGGTGTAAGTGCAATGCTTATTATATTAACATGTTTAGCTATAGGTATAATTGATTTAATAGTTAATTTAAAGAAAGAAAAAAAGCATAATGGAGGACAAAAACAATGTTGTTAA
- a CDS encoding tyrosine-type recombinase/integrase — MSTAFIRKRSKNYIVYLEYFDKKTNKKKQKNMGSYPLKRDASKRLNEVKEDIYKDELLVPNEIILEDYILDFLEKYKINLSITTYNVYTRICKKYIIPLLGDIKLCEIKPIHVQNYVDDLLDLLTPQTIKVHLNVLNLSLKRAYRLKLIKENPVQFVEVPKNRKYKNEIYNAEDMQKLLEKSQGTYMELPIVLAGGLGLRISEILGLTWNNVDFNNLTITIDKITVRNNGQVILKDPKTDSSIRTISAPKEVILMLKQLKKDRLAAKLRGEKSHRELIFYDKNLNPIAADVLSKKFRLFLKENNLKHIRFHDLRHSHVTLLIDAKVPIKVISERVGHSNINTTLNIYSHALKEMDQEASDKISSTLFNKDRKMS, encoded by the coding sequence AAAACTAATAAAAAGAAGCAAAAAAATATGGGTTCTTATCCTTTAAAAAGAGATGCAAGCAAGAGACTAAATGAAGTAAAAGAAGATATATATAAGGATGAATTATTAGTTCCAAACGAGATAATTTTGGAAGATTACATATTGGATTTCTTAGAAAAATATAAGATAAATTTATCCATAACTACTTATAATGTTTACACTAGAATATGTAAAAAATATATAATTCCTTTACTGGGAGATATAAAATTATGTGAAATTAAACCTATACATGTACAAAATTATGTGGACGATTTACTTGATTTGCTAACGCCACAGACTATAAAAGTACACTTAAATGTACTAAATTTATCACTGAAAAGAGCTTACAGATTGAAGCTTATTAAAGAAAATCCAGTACAATTTGTGGAGGTACCGAAGAACAGAAAATATAAAAATGAGATTTACAATGCTGAGGATATGCAAAAACTGTTAGAAAAATCTCAAGGAACTTATATGGAATTACCTATTGTACTTGCTGGAGGATTAGGGCTAAGAATATCAGAAATACTAGGCCTTACATGGAATAATGTGGATTTTAATAATCTTACTATTACAATAGATAAAATAACAGTCAGAAATAATGGCCAAGTTATACTAAAAGATCCTAAAACTGATTCTTCTATAAGAACTATTTCAGCTCCAAAAGAGGTAATTCTAATGTTAAAACAACTGAAAAAAGATAGATTGGCAGCAAAATTAAGAGGTGAAAAGTCACATAGAGAGCTTATATTCTATGATAAAAATTTGAATCCTATAGCTGCGGATGTTTTGAGTAAGAAATTTAGGTTATTCTTAAAAGAGAATAATTTAAAACATATAAGATTTCATGATTTACGTCACTCTCATGTTACTCTATTAATCGATGCAAAGGTACCTATAAAGGTTATTTCTGAGAGAGTTGGGCATTCCAACATTAATACTACTCTTAATATATATTCTCATGCTCTTAAAGAAATGGATCAAGAAGCTTCTGATAAGATTTCTAGTACTCTATTTAATAAAGATAGAAAAATGAGCTAG